The genomic segment GCATGCGCTCGGCACGTCGTAGCGGGCGTGTAGGTCGATGGCCAGATCGACGTCCGGTCCGATCGCTTCCCGTACGGCTGCCACGCGCTCGACCATCGATCGCAGTTCGGCGGCGTTGATCGTGTGGTTGAAGGCGTCGAACTTGGCGGGGTGGTGCAGGTCGTCGATGTCGAACTTGATGGCGGTGAAGCCTTCGGCGACCATCCGCTGGGCCCGGTCGACGCACCCGGCGATCGAGCCCGCCGGGTCGTCACCGTCGCCGCAGTCGGCGTAGAGGCGGATCCGGTCGCGGAACTTCCCGCCGAGCAGCCGATACACCGGCTGGCCCGCGGCCTTGCCCGCGAGGTCCCACAGCGCGAGCTCGATCCCGGACAGGGCGATCACGAACACCCCGCCCTGGGGGCCCGCGAAGACCTTGCTGCGGCGCAGCTTCTCCCAGCACCGCTCGACGTTGCGCGGGTCCTCACCGAGCAGGAGGGGCGTCAGGAAGTCGATCATTCCGACGACGGCGCCCGCGCCGGCATCGGGATTGGCCTCGCCGAACCCGCTGAGGCCCTCGTCGGTGTCGATCCGCACCAGCGTGGCTTGACCGTGGTAGGCCACCACCGCCGTCGTGACGTTCACGATCCGCATTGCTCTCCATGCTGCCCAAGTCATGCATGTGAACGGACTATTGCGACGCTCAACTTGTCATATAAGCTGATGACATGCCAAGGAGACAAGAGTCTCCGGACGCTGTCAAGCTCCGGACTCTCCCGGTGCAGGTGGCGGCCCACCTGACCCGGCGCATCGTCAGCGGCGACTTCGAGAACGGCCGGGCCCCGTCGGAGCTCGACATCTCCCAGGAGTTCGGGGTGTCCCGCGTGGTGGCGCGGGAGACGCTCAAGATCCTTGCCTCGCTTGACATCGTCGACGTCGCGCAGGGCCGCCGCGTCGTCGTGCGCCCCCGCGCGGAGTGGGACTACCTGAGCCCGTTGCTGGTCGAGTGGCTGCCCACGGAAATCGTCGGCGAGCTGCTGCAGGAACTGCACCAGATGCGCGTGCTGCTCGAACCCGAACTCGCCGCGATGGCCGCGGCCAGCATCACCGACGAGACGCTGGACCGGCTCAGGGGCGAGATCGACCGCATGTCGGCGCTTGAGGCGGACCCCGACGCCTACCTCGAGGTCGACCACGAATTCCACATGGAGATCTGCCGCGCGGCCGACAACCGCATCCTCGACCGGATCATGTACTCCGCCCGCTGGCTCGGCACGGCAAGCCGGCGCGTCACCAACGAGGCGCCGGCCGGGCTGCACCGCGCCACCGCCGACCACACGGAGATCTACGAGGCGCTCGTGGCGCGCGACCCGGCAGGTGCCCGCGCGGCGATGCGCAGGCACCTGAGCAACAACTACTCCACGCTCCTCGCGGAGAAGGAGCAGCAGACCAAGCGGGCCGCCCGGCGCCGCTAGCGCACTGCACGACCGAGATTCGCCAACCGTTGACGAGGACGGACGAGGCATGGCAGCACCTGCGATCCCGCCGATCCGGTCGGGGCTGATCGGCACCGGACTCGCGGTCGAGAAGCTGCACCGGCCGGCGTTACGCGGGCTCGCCGGATCCGAGTCGGAGCGCCGCGTGACGCGCAGCAGCTCCGACGCCACCACCCACGGGGTCGTACTGGCGCTCGATCCTGTGCCCGGCGCTGGCCCGGTACCGCTGTGGCGGCCCCGTGGCTCGACCGGGCTGCCAGGACAACGCATCAGCAGTTCGGCGTCCTTCGCCACATGTACGACCCGCAGCGCGGCGCTCGCCTCGCTGTCCCGCCGGTTGCACCGTCGCCCCGTCGGTACGCGTTCGCCGGATCGGACGCAAGAGGAGTGGTCATGGAAGAGAAAACGGACTGGTCGAGACGCAGTTTCCTCGGGATGAGCGCGCTGGGCGTGCTCGGTCTCGCCGCGTGCGAGAGCGCGCCCACCGCGCCGCAGGTCGACGTCCAGGTGCCCAAGGTGCTGCTCGACGAGGCGGCCGGGCTCCGCGGCGGGTCGGTGGGGATGCTCTCGCAGAAGCTGTACTCGGAGGCCGCGAACCAGGCGCTGGACAAGTCGCTGCAGGTGTTCGCGCAGGCCACCGGCACTACGATCGGCAACGACCTGGTCTCCGGTGACGCCGGCGACATGGTCGCGAAGATGGACGCCGAGGTGAAGGCGGGCACCAGCCGCGATCTGGCCTTCATGAGCGACCGGCGGTTCGTCGGCCAGCTCCACAACCTCGGCGCCCTCACCGACGTCACCGACGTGGTCGAGGAGATGCGCGCGCTCTACGGGGAGCCCGCGACGGCGTCGACCACCTTCTGCGTGTTCGACGGGCGCTGGTTCGCGATCCCCTACCACTTCATCGCGACCGGGCTGTACCTGCGCAAGGACTGGTACGAGGAGAAGGGTCTCCCGCTCAAGCCGCACTACACGTGGGAGGAGCTGCGCGACAACGCGCTGGCGGTCTCCGACCCGGCGAAGCGGCGCTTCGGCTGGGGTCTCACGGTGAACCGCTCCGGCGACGCCAACGGCTTCATCGCGAACGTCATCAACTGCTACGGCGGGGCGATCGCGGACAACACCGGTGAGAAGGTGGTGTTCAACTCGCCGGAGACCGTCGAAGCCGTCGCGTTCCTCGGCGACATCTACTCGAACCCGAAGTACGCGCCGATGCTGCCGCCCGGGATCGGCAGCTGGACCGACTCGAGCAACAACGAGAACTGGCTGGCCCAGATCCTGGGGCTCACGCTCAACCAGTTCAGCGTCTACGCCGACTCGAAGACCAAGAAAAACCCGGTCTACGCCAACACGCACCCGTTCAACGGCGCCACCGGACCGGCGATCGACCGGCCGCTCGCGTACGGCGAGTCCAACTCGTTCGTCGTGTTCAAGGGGGCGAAGAACCCCGACCTCGCCAAGCTGGTGGCGAAGTTCATGGTCGGCGGGAGCGCACTGCTCGGTGTCGCGAAGGAAGCACCGTGCCTGGTCAACCCCTCGTGGGACAAGGTGTGGGACTCGGACCCGTACTACACCAGCGGTGACCCGGCCTTCCCCGTGCTGCGGGAGCAGACCCGCACGCCGCTCCCGCTGAAAACCACGACCGGCTACGCCTTCCCCCAGGCCCCGAGCCCCGGCGAGCAAGCCGCTACCGCGGCCTATCTGCTGACCGACATGATGCAGTCGGTCATCCAGGGCACCCGGCCGGCCGACGCCGTCGCCTCGACCCACGCCCGGATCGTCCAGGTCTTCGAACAGCAGGGCTACCAGCAGTGACCATCCTGCGTCCGCGCCCGGCGCCGGGTCGTCCGGCGCCGGGCGCGTCGTCCTCGCTCACCGCTTCGCAGCGGCTGCTCGGGCGCGACTGGCGCCTCGCCGCGGTGTTCATCGGGCCGACGCTGTTGCTGGTAGCGGGCCTGATCCTGTTCCCGATCGTCAGCTCGATCTTCACCAGCGCCACGGAGCGCCACGGTGCGGAGACGGACTTCGTCGGGCTGGACAACTACACGGCCCTCGTCGACGACGCCATGTTCCACAAGGGCGTGCTCAACTCGTTCGTCTTCACCGCGTACGCCGAGATCTTCAAGGTGATCTTCGGTCTCATCGCGGCGTTGATGCTGCACCACATGCGCCGCGGCCGGGCGATCATCGCCGGGGTGATCCTGCTGCCGTGGGTGATACCGACCGTCGTCACGGCCTTCACCTGGCGGTCTTTGCTCGACCCGATCTTCGGCAGCGTCAACGTCCTGCTCACCGACTCCGGGATCGGGCCGGCCCTCGCCGCGCTCGGGCTCGTCGACTCCTGGCCCGCGGAGTGGCTGTCCGATCCCGCGCTCGCGATGCCGGCGGTGATCCTGGTCAACGTCTGGAAGGGCGTCCCGTTCTTCACGGTGACGTTCCTCGCCGGGCTCAAGGCCATCGACAGCGGTCTCTACGAGGCGGCGATGGTGGACGGCGCCTCGCCGTGGCAGCGCTTCGTGCACATCACGCTGCCGGGGCTGCGCCACGTCATGATCGTGACGGTGCTGCTGTCGTCGATCTGGACGTTCAACAACTTCGACCTGATCTGGCTGATGACCCAGGGCGGACCGGGGGACGCCACCGCCCCGTACGTGATGGTGGCCTACTCGAAAGCCATCCAGCAGCTGCAGCCGGGCGCGGGCGCCGCGGTCACGCTGGTGATGCTGCCGATCATCGGCATCCTCGTGATGATCCTCGTGCGGATGATGCGCCGCAGCGACCAGCCAGGCGCGGTCGGCACGGGGCGCAGGCGGCTGACGCCCGCTCAGCGCAGGGCGCTGCCGTGGGTGATCGTCGTGATCTCGATGCTCGTGCTGGTCTGGGCGTCGCCGCAGATCGTCTGGAAAGCCGCGCTCGTGCTGGGCGTGTTCGTGATACTCGCGGCCGCCGTCGGACGGGTCGTCTCCGCGTTCGCGGCGCGGGGCAACCGGCTGGCCGCACGCCTGGTCGGCGGCGCCGGCACGGGGGTCGCGCTCGCGGGTCTGCTGGGCTTCGTGCTCGCCCCGCTCTACTGGATGACGGTCACGGCCTTCAAATCCGACGACCAGATCGTCGCGCGCACCGGCGACCTCTGGCCGGACCCGTGGAGCACCGAGCAGTTCACCAACCTGTTCACGGGCCGGGCGTTCGGTACCTGGTACGTCAACACGATCCTGGTGTCGGTGGCGTCCACCGTGATCGCCCTGGTCTGCGCGGCGCTGGCCGGCTACGCGCTGGCGCGGCTGAAGTTCCGGGGTTCGGAGAGCTTCACGGTGACGATCCTGCTCACCTACGTGATGCCGGGCGCGCTGCTGTTCATCCCGCTGTATCAGATGATGAGCGGGATCGGGCTCAACGACTCGTTGTGGTCGCTCGTGCTCGCCTACCCCACGTTCACCCTGCCGTTCGCGACGTGGCTGCTCGTCGGCTACTTCAAGTCGATCCCGGCCGACCTCGAGGAGGCCGCGCTGGTCGATGGCTGCACGCGGTTCGGGGCGTTCATCCGGATCGTGCTGCCGCTGGCCAAGCCGGGCCTGCTCGCGGTCGCGCTGTTCACCCTCACCAACGCGTGGAACGAGTTCCTGTTCGCCTTCGTGTTCATCACCGACGACGGCTACAAGACGCTGCCCGTCGGCATGCAGTCGATGATCTTCGGTGACGTCGTGCCGCAAGGGCAGCTGGCCGCGGCCTCACTACTGATCAGCATCCCGGTCGTGCTCATGTACGGGTTCGGGCAGCGGTTCCTGACCGAGGGCCTCACCGCGGGGGCCGTGAAGGGATGAGCGAGACCCCGGTTGTCACTGAGGAGCACGTCGCATCCCGGCCGAGCGACCTGCGCATCACCGACCTGCGGGTGGCCAACGTGGCCGGAGTGCCGTTCCGCTCGTCGATCATCAGGATCGACACCAACCAGGGGCTGGTCGGCTACGGGGAGGTGCGCGACCAGGCCGGCGCCACCTACGCGCTCATGCTCAAGAGCAGGCTCGTCGGTGAGAATCCCTGCAACGTCGACAAGATCTTCCGCAAGATCAAGCAGTTCGGGTTCCACGGTCGCCAGGGCGGCGGAGTCTCCGGCGTCGAGATGGCATCCAGGTCACTGCGAAGGGCGCCGACCACCTGGCGTCCTCTGTCGACGTCGTCCGCTCCGTCGCCGGCTACGACATCGCGCTCGCCGCCGACCACTTCGGCCACATCGCCCTCGACTCCTGCATCCGGATCGGCCGCGCGCTGGAACCGTTCACACTGGCGTGGATCGAGGACCTGCTCCCGTGGCAGCTGACCGACCAGTGGCGCCGGCTCACTGCGGCCGTCGCCGTCCCGACGTGCACGGGGCAGGACATCTACCTGGTCGACGGCTTCCGGCCGCTGCTGGACGCCGGCGCCATCCGCGTCGTACACCCCGACCTGGCGACGTCGGGCGGGATCGCGGAGACCAAGCGGCTCGGCGACTACGCGCAGGAGCGCGGGATCGCGATGGCGCTGCACCTGGCGGCGTCGCCGATCGCGACGATGGCGTGCGTGCACCTGGCCGCCGCCACGGAGAACTTCCTCGCAGAGGAGCTGCTGCGCCGCCACCTCGACCCGCGCGATCCGGTGTTCTTCGCCGAGATGACGCACTGGGACGGGGAGTCGAGCCACGACCGGCTGTGGAGCTGAGAGCGCCCGTCAGGCCGGGCCCTGCTCGGCGCGCCACCGCTCGTACTCGGGCCGGGCCTCGTCCGACAACGGGTAGTACAGCCGCATGTCGCCGCCCTCGGCCAGCCGGATCCGGGAGAACTCCTCCCATTCCGCGTGCTCCTGGGCGACAGCCAGCAGGGTGGGTGCGAGCTTGACCGGCACCACGACCGCCCCGTCGTCGTCGGCGACGACGATGTCGCCCGGCTCGACGAGCGTGCCACCGCACGCCACCGGCACGTTGACGGCGGCCGGGACGATGTCGGTCTGGGCGTGGAAGTTCGGCGTGGCGCCCCGGATCCACAGCCCGAGGCCGAGCTGCTTGGCCTGGCCGATGTCGCGCAGGCACCCGTCGATCACCACGCCGGCGCCGCCGCGGCCCTTGAAGTAGGTCAGCATCATCTCGCCGAACACACCGCTGCTCATGTCACCGCGCGCGTCGACGACGATCATGTCGCCGGGCTGGGCGTGGTACATGACGTGCCGGTGCAGCTGCTTCTCCGGTTCGGCGTACTCGTCGACGGGGTAGAGGTCCTCCCGCTTCGGCAGGAACTGCAGCGTCAGCGCCGGGCCGGCCACGCACACGCCGGGGGTCACCGAAACCGGGCCACGGATGAACGCGCTGCGGATGCCCATGCGGCTGAGCTCGGCGCTGGCCGTTGCGCTGCCGATGGCCGCGAGGGCCGCACTGAGCTCGGCAGGCGGGCGAACGATGTCGTGCGTCTCGACCACGTCGGCAGCTCCCCAGGGTCCGCGCTGACCGTGACTGTCAGCGAGTTCCGAGCGTAGTGCGGCAAACCTGCTTTCGCGATGTCCGGCGGCATGGTGCTGCTCCGCACGACGAAACTCGATCCGGCTCGCGTTCAAGGCGCTGGACGTTGAGCAGTTGGTCAGGACTTGGCCGGCAGTGCGAGCGCGGCGTCGATGGTGATGTCCAGGAAGGCGAGGGTGTCGCGGCGGCGGGCCAGCGGGTGCGGTAGGTCCGGCCTCCTTCGGCGCCCTCGGTGCGCAGGCTCAGGCTTTCGGCGATGATGCGCAGCCACTGCGAGTCGAACTCGTTCTGGGCGTACTCGTGGACGTCTCGGTCGGTCGTCATTGTCTATGCGCTCCTGGGCGTAACGAATCCCCTCCCAGCGCCACACATCGAGCCATGCATCGCCCACGGCCCGGCAGATCGCGGACCTGCTTGCCGTCGACCGTCTCGGGTCGTTTCTTCCACCGACACCTACCCGAGGCGGTCTCCGGCGCGACGGCTCTGTACGGCGGGTGATCCGACTGCCCGTGATCCCGCTGTGCACGATGAGATCGTTGATCAGCCTGGCTTGTGGTTCTTCTGCCCGGCGCGAGTCAGTCAGCACCCCAGGCGCAGGAGTTCTCGGGAGTTAGGTTCCACGCGCTCGCATGAACGAGCGGAACCTTGCCCAAGGCGAGCAGGCGGTTCAACGCGAGTCCCAGGTCGACGGAATTCAATACGGCCAGAACGCCGGTTGTGGAGGCGCACGATGAGGGGAGTCAAGGCTGGCCGACCGATCAGACCAGTAGTGCCAGCAGTTCGTCGCCGTCGTGGCACCCCGCCCAGCCAGCACAAATGAATCGTTGCAGGTCGTCACCGTTGATCTGGTGACATTGGAACAGTCCGCCCAGCTGCGCGATCCCCGGACACGCTCAACGACAACCCGCTCAGCGGAAACACTGGAGGCAACCGAATCACGGTGTGGTGCGTGCTCGCCGGCGGGGCTGGAACGGGCCGGTCGGTGACGCCATACCCCCACGATAGCGCCCGTCGCGCCCGCCAGGATCACTCGCCGCTCAGCAGCGATCGAACTTCTCGACAAAACCGGTCACCGGTGCAGCCGATCTGCCCCGGAAAGGTGAACGGGTCGCCATCGCGGTGCCTGACCCCATCGCTCGAGTTGAGGATCGTCCGAGCAGGGGGATGAGGGCGCGTTGGATGGCGGGAGGCCGGCTCGGTCTGTTGTGGCGTGTGCTCCTGGCCAGGAATCGTCGTCCGTGACCTTGAACGATGCCCTCGACGGGGGCAACCCTGGCAACAGGGGGCCTCGCAGTGTCCCGCGCGGGTCGTCGACGCGGGACAGCGTCATCAACGCTGAACTTCAGGTGCTCGGCGCGGCGGTGGGTGCGGACCTCGTCCCGATTGATCTGCGGGCGGGCACGGCGAGACAGTCGCGCCGGTCGGATGACGGCCTGTTCTCGGTGTCGTCGAGCTGTGGGTGAGAATGCGCGATCCACCCACATCACTGAGCGTGTTTGGGTACGGTCGTTTGGTGAGTTGTCGGGGGTTCAAGGGGGTGGTGGCATGGCGCTTGAGCGCGTTGAGCTGGCCACGGTGACTGTTCGTGATGACCCGCGGATGCGAGCTCGTTTCGCTGAGCTCACCCGTCCGGGTGGCGTGCCGCTGGAGCCTGCGGACACCTACGAGGCGCGTGACCCGAGCGGGTTTGTCATCGTCACGGTCAACAAGGCCGCCAAAGTCACGAATGTGCGCATCCGGCCGGGGTGGATTGCGCAGGTGGGCCCGGCGGCTTTGCCGGCTGCTCTGTTCAACACCTATGTGACGGCGCTGCAGCGGGCGCTCGCGGTGGAGCTCATCCATCGCCCGAAGCCCCCGCCGCGCACCGCGGCCCCGGACCCGCTGGACCCGGCGGACCTGTCAGTGGAGGAGTT from the Amycolatopsis magusensis genome contains:
- a CDS encoding ribonuclease activity regulator RraA codes for the protein MVETHDIVRPPAELSAALAAIGSATASAELSRMGIRSAFIRGPVSVTPGVCVAGPALTLQFLPKREDLYPVDEYAEPEKQLHRHVMYHAQPGDMIVVDARGDMSSGVFGEMMLTYFKGRGGAGVVIDGCLRDIGQAKQLGLGLWIRGATPNFHAQTDIVPAAVNVPVACGGTLVEPGDIVVADDDGAVVVPVKLAPTLLAVAQEHAEWEEFSRIRLAEGGDMRLYYPLSDEARPEYERWRAEQGPA
- a CDS encoding FadR/GntR family transcriptional regulator encodes the protein MPRRQESPDAVKLRTLPVQVAAHLTRRIVSGDFENGRAPSELDISQEFGVSRVVARETLKILASLDIVDVAQGRRVVVRPRAEWDYLSPLLVEWLPTEIVGELLQELHQMRVLLEPELAAMAAASITDETLDRLRGEIDRMSALEADPDAYLEVDHEFHMEICRAADNRILDRIMYSARWLGTASRRVTNEAPAGLHRATADHTEIYEALVARDPAGARAAMRRHLSNNYSTLLAEKEQQTKRAARRR
- a CDS encoding enolase C-terminal domain-like protein, which gives rise to MALAADHFGHIALDSCIRIGRALEPFTLAWIEDLLPWQLTDQWRRLTAAVAVPTCTGQDIYLVDGFRPLLDAGAIRVVHPDLATSGGIAETKRLGDYAQERGIAMALHLAASPIATMACVHLAAATENFLAEELLRRHLDPRDPVFFAEMTHWDGESSHDRLWS
- a CDS encoding ABC transporter permease; translation: MTILRPRPAPGRPAPGASSSLTASQRLLGRDWRLAAVFIGPTLLLVAGLILFPIVSSIFTSATERHGAETDFVGLDNYTALVDDAMFHKGVLNSFVFTAYAEIFKVIFGLIAALMLHHMRRGRAIIAGVILLPWVIPTVVTAFTWRSLLDPIFGSVNVLLTDSGIGPALAALGLVDSWPAEWLSDPALAMPAVILVNVWKGVPFFTVTFLAGLKAIDSGLYEAAMVDGASPWQRFVHITLPGLRHVMIVTVLLSSIWTFNNFDLIWLMTQGGPGDATAPYVMVAYSKAIQQLQPGAGAAVTLVMLPIIGILVMILVRMMRRSDQPGAVGTGRRRLTPAQRRALPWVIVVISMLVLVWASPQIVWKAALVLGVFVILAAAVGRVVSAFAARGNRLAARLVGGAGTGVALAGLLGFVLAPLYWMTVTAFKSDDQIVARTGDLWPDPWSTEQFTNLFTGRAFGTWYVNTILVSVASTVIALVCAALAGYALARLKFRGSESFTVTILLTYVMPGALLFIPLYQMMSGIGLNDSLWSLVLAYPTFTLPFATWLLVGYFKSIPADLEEAALVDGCTRFGAFIRIVLPLAKPGLLAVALFTLTNAWNEFLFAFVFITDDGYKTLPVGMQSMIFGDVVPQGQLAAASLLISIPVVLMYGFGQRFLTEGLTAGAVKG
- a CDS encoding DUF6283 family protein encodes the protein MAQLGGLFQCHQINGDDLQRFICAGWAGCHDGDELLALLV
- a CDS encoding mandelate racemase/muconate lactonizing enzyme family protein produces the protein MRIVNVTTAVVAYHGQATLVRIDTDEGLSGFGEANPDAGAGAVVGMIDFLTPLLLGEDPRNVERCWEKLRRSKVFAGPQGGVFVIALSGIELALWDLAGKAAGQPVYRLLGGKFRDRIRLYADCGDGDDPAGSIAGCVDRAQRMVAEGFTAIKFDIDDLHHPAKFDAFNHTINAAELRSMVERVAAVREAIGPDVDLAIDLHARYDVPSACRISWELEPFHLMWLEEPLPAENVDALVRVRAQTRTPICAGENLYLRWGFRELLERGAVDVIEPDVPKCGGLAEAKKIANLAELHYIPFAPHLVSTPLGTMATSHQCGAIPNFLVQEWHALEERAVWDSYVHAPDGSGSIVKDGYITLPDTPGIGVELDMDGVRAHAVAGYGMFE
- a CDS encoding ABC transporter substrate-binding protein, whose protein sequence is MEEKTDWSRRSFLGMSALGVLGLAACESAPTAPQVDVQVPKVLLDEAAGLRGGSVGMLSQKLYSEAANQALDKSLQVFAQATGTTIGNDLVSGDAGDMVAKMDAEVKAGTSRDLAFMSDRRFVGQLHNLGALTDVTDVVEEMRALYGEPATASTTFCVFDGRWFAIPYHFIATGLYLRKDWYEEKGLPLKPHYTWEELRDNALAVSDPAKRRFGWGLTVNRSGDANGFIANVINCYGGAIADNTGEKVVFNSPETVEAVAFLGDIYSNPKYAPMLPPGIGSWTDSSNNENWLAQILGLTLNQFSVYADSKTKKNPVYANTHPFNGATGPAIDRPLAYGESNSFVVFKGAKNPDLAKLVAKFMVGGSALLGVAKEAPCLVNPSWDKVWDSDPYYTSGDPAFPVLREQTRTPLPLKTTTGYAFPQAPSPGEQAATAAYLLTDMMQSVIQGTRPADAVASTHARIVQVFEQQGYQQ